A single Blastococcus colisei DNA region contains:
- a CDS encoding response regulator transcription factor, which produces MSQPHVDTHVVRTALVVDDSAAARHRAATLLRLGGWQVVEAVGTDAALRMAAIADFDLVVTEMAMRNGHGATLIRKLRESGSRARFLVTASRRTQQVRLLAASAGAVACLAKPVDPRLFVDVMRGLAPVVHQPVEAAAPAPEPGAGARQRAEEMYASALPHRLASIAAGAREGDADAVAYLADLLAAASDRMGYTEVAVAAHAVADDARRGVVPQSRLMALVGVCSRVEGTRWGAVGQEATQATSR; this is translated from the coding sequence ATGTCCCAGCCCCACGTCGACACTCACGTCGTCCGGACCGCCCTGGTCGTCGACGACTCCGCCGCCGCACGACACCGGGCCGCCACCCTGCTCCGGCTCGGCGGCTGGCAGGTCGTCGAGGCCGTCGGTACCGACGCCGCACTACGCATGGCCGCGATCGCCGACTTCGACCTCGTGGTCACCGAGATGGCGATGCGGAACGGCCACGGCGCGACCCTGATCCGCAAGCTGCGCGAGAGCGGCAGCCGTGCCCGCTTCCTCGTGACGGCTTCCCGTCGCACCCAGCAGGTCCGGTTGCTGGCCGCCTCGGCGGGTGCGGTGGCCTGCCTGGCCAAGCCGGTGGACCCACGGCTCTTCGTGGACGTGATGCGCGGTCTGGCCCCCGTCGTCCACCAGCCCGTCGAGGCCGCCGCACCGGCGCCGGAGCCTGGTGCCGGTGCGCGGCAGCGCGCCGAGGAGATGTACGCCAGCGCGCTCCCCCACCGGCTCGCCTCGATCGCGGCCGGCGCACGGGAAGGCGACGCCGACGCCGTCGCGTACCTCGCTGACCTGCTGGCGGCGGCCAGCGACCGGATGGGCTACACCGAGGTGGCAGTGGCCGCCCACGCCGTCGCGGACGACGCCCGTCGCGGGGTCGTGCCGCAGTCGCGGCTGATGGCGCTCGTCGGCGTCTGCTCGCGCGTCGAAGGGACCCGCTGGGGCGCCGTGGGCCAGGAGGCGACTCAGGCGACGAGCCGGTAG
- a CDS encoding glycosyltransferase family 2 protein, whose protein sequence is MLAELSTELLVVLGVAGLGYTVALQAVMLLLSASAAVSLARLGPSRRSGRLAELRRTADPAPVTVVVPAYNEGPVIVPAVTSLLALDYPALQVVVVNDGSTDDTLERLVTAFDLLPTQLPPEAFAALPGRPVRAVWQPCRRGIPLRVVDKEAGGSKADAINVGVSLADTPLIVVGDGDGLVEPQALARAVAALRDHRGDPVAVGGTILPVNDCEVSAGQVVRPRVPRNFLAACQLLEYLRSFVVGKAGMGALASVTLVSGAFGLFRTEELRRVGGFAVGHLGEDLDITIRLVQQAMDAGRDMPGGPVLQVPEAVLWTEVPETLRVLGRQRIRWHRGLITCLRDHWRLIGNPRYRGFGLLGMTYLTAFELLAPLMEAIGYLTLVAAAATGALDLVVAAAVAGCALLAGWLTTGVAVYLQERRFGRYRDTADLARLFLVALAEPFLYRPLTLWWRLRALAPGSTQWGAMPRKGFVEAT, encoded by the coding sequence ATGCTCGCTGAGCTCAGCACGGAGCTGCTGGTCGTCCTCGGGGTCGCGGGCCTGGGCTACACCGTGGCACTGCAGGCCGTCATGCTCCTTCTCTCGGCGTCCGCCGCGGTGTCTTTGGCGCGGCTCGGCCCGTCCCGGCGATCCGGGCGGCTCGCCGAGCTCCGCCGCACCGCAGACCCCGCCCCGGTCACCGTGGTGGTCCCCGCGTACAACGAGGGCCCGGTCATCGTCCCCGCAGTCACCTCCCTGCTGGCACTGGACTACCCGGCGCTGCAGGTCGTCGTGGTCAACGACGGTTCCACCGACGACACGCTCGAGCGCCTGGTCACCGCATTCGACCTGCTGCCCACGCAGCTGCCGCCGGAGGCCTTCGCGGCACTGCCCGGCCGGCCGGTCCGCGCGGTCTGGCAACCCTGCAGGCGCGGTATCCCGCTGCGGGTCGTGGACAAGGAGGCCGGCGGCTCCAAGGCCGACGCGATCAACGTCGGTGTCAGCCTGGCCGACACGCCGCTCATCGTGGTGGGCGACGGCGACGGGCTCGTCGAGCCCCAGGCGCTGGCCAGGGCGGTCGCGGCGTTGCGCGACCACCGGGGCGACCCCGTTGCGGTGGGCGGCACGATCCTGCCGGTCAACGACTGCGAGGTCTCCGCCGGGCAGGTGGTGCGCCCGCGCGTGCCACGCAACTTCCTGGCCGCCTGCCAGCTGCTGGAGTACCTCCGCAGCTTCGTGGTCGGCAAGGCCGGCATGGGCGCACTCGCGTCGGTGACCCTGGTCTCCGGAGCGTTCGGCCTGTTCCGCACCGAGGAGCTCCGCCGCGTCGGAGGGTTCGCGGTCGGACACCTGGGGGAGGACCTCGACATCACCATCCGGCTGGTCCAGCAGGCGATGGACGCCGGCCGTGACATGCCCGGTGGTCCGGTGCTGCAGGTTCCCGAGGCCGTGCTGTGGACCGAGGTGCCGGAGACGCTCCGGGTACTGGGCCGCCAGCGGATCCGGTGGCACAGGGGGCTGATCACGTGCCTGCGCGACCACTGGCGGCTCATCGGCAATCCGCGCTACCGCGGTTTCGGGCTGCTCGGGATGACCTACCTCACCGCGTTCGAGCTGTTGGCACCGCTGATGGAGGCGATCGGCTACCTGACCCTCGTCGCTGCGGCCGCGACCGGAGCCCTGGACCTGGTGGTGGCGGCGGCCGTGGCCGGCTGTGCCCTGCTGGCCGGCTGGCTGACCACCGGTGTCGCGGTCTACCTGCAGGAGCGCCGCTTCGGGCGATACCGGGACACCGCTGACCTGGCGCGGCTGTTCCTCGTCGCGCTGGCCGAGCCGTTCCTCTACCGGCCGCTCACGCTGTGGTGGCGGCTGCGGGCGCTGGCGCCCGGAAGCACCCAGTGGGGCGCCATGCCGCGCAAGGGATTCGTCGAGGCGACCTGA
- a CDS encoding response regulator, with protein sequence MLTALVVDDEADARRRVAGLLRLGGWQVREAADAESARRVTAADDVDLVVTDVSVPGGTGPAMLRRMRHDGSRARFLVVTTDPTDEVRADAITAGAMACLAKPVGARILLDFLRSRTTGPAAQDHLAELRDWADLHDEDVDAGLMDRLHEMYLDALPARLRAIASGTRSGNAPAVVSAAHTLAGTSGQFGHPEVASICQAIAADARRGVMAHARVVELQELAQVS encoded by the coding sequence GTGCTGACCGCCCTGGTCGTCGACGACGAAGCCGACGCCCGCCGCCGCGTGGCCGGCCTCCTCCGCCTCGGCGGCTGGCAGGTCCGCGAGGCCGCCGACGCCGAGAGCGCCCGCCGCGTCACCGCCGCCGACGACGTCGACCTCGTCGTCACAGATGTGTCGGTGCCCGGCGGGACCGGCCCGGCGATGCTCCGCCGGATGCGGCACGACGGATCCCGCGCCCGCTTCCTCGTGGTCACCACGGATCCCACGGACGAGGTCCGGGCCGATGCGATCACCGCCGGCGCGATGGCCTGCCTGGCCAAGCCGGTCGGGGCACGGATCCTCCTCGACTTCCTGCGCAGCCGGACCACGGGGCCGGCTGCGCAGGATCACCTCGCCGAGCTCCGCGACTGGGCCGACCTCCACGACGAGGACGTCGACGCGGGGCTGATGGACCGGCTGCACGAGATGTACCTGGACGCGCTGCCCGCCCGGCTCCGCGCCATCGCCTCCGGCACCCGGTCCGGGAACGCACCGGCCGTCGTGTCGGCCGCGCACACCCTCGCCGGCACCAGCGGCCAGTTCGGTCACCCGGAGGTCGCCTCGATCTGCCAGGCCATCGCCGCCGACGCCCGCCGCGGGGTCATGGCCCACGCCCGGGTCGTCGAACTGCAGGAACTCGCACAGGTCTCCTGA
- a CDS encoding response regulator transcription factor, producing MPAQSVLVVEDTDEIRELVTTVLGRAGFDVREAASGAACLEEVRRDAPDLIVLDLGLPDADGTEVCRQIRAETQCYVLMLTARAEEVDLLIGLAVGADGYMAKPFSPRELVARVQAMLRFPRTAPAPVETAAAAEESVRRLAELEVDEETREVRVDGSVVDLTRTEFDLLAALASRPGRVLQRETLLREVWQTDWEGNLRLVEAHMSNLRRKLVAAGLSSPEIRTVRGVGYRLVA from the coding sequence GTGCCCGCACAGTCCGTGCTCGTCGTGGAGGACACCGACGAGATCCGCGAGCTCGTCACCACGGTGCTGGGCCGGGCCGGGTTCGATGTCCGCGAGGCGGCTTCCGGGGCCGCGTGCCTCGAGGAGGTCCGGCGCGACGCCCCCGACCTGATCGTGCTCGACCTCGGCCTCCCGGACGCCGACGGCACCGAGGTGTGCCGGCAGATCCGGGCCGAGACCCAGTGCTACGTCCTGATGCTCACCGCGCGCGCCGAGGAGGTCGACCTGCTCATCGGGCTGGCCGTCGGTGCGGACGGGTACATGGCCAAGCCGTTCTCGCCGCGGGAGCTCGTCGCCCGCGTGCAGGCGATGCTGCGCTTCCCCCGGACCGCGCCCGCCCCCGTCGAGACCGCCGCCGCGGCCGAGGAGTCGGTGCGCCGGCTCGCCGAGCTCGAGGTGGACGAGGAGACCCGCGAGGTCCGCGTCGACGGTTCCGTCGTCGACCTGACCCGCACCGAGTTCGACCTGCTGGCCGCCCTGGCCTCCCGGCCGGGCCGGGTGCTGCAGCGCGAGACACTGCTGCGCGAGGTCTGGCAGACCGACTGGGAGGGCAACCTCCGGCTGGTTGAGGCGCACATGTCCAACCTGCGCCGCAAGCTCGTCGCCGCCGGCCTCAGCTCTCCTGAGATCCGTACGGTGCGCGGAGTGGGCTACCGGCTCGTCGCCTGA